In one window of Kitasatospora sp. MMS16-BH015 DNA:
- the ispG gene encoding flavodoxin-dependent (E)-4-hydroxy-3-methylbut-2-enyl-diphosphate synthase, which produces MTAISLGIPSLPLKPLATRRVSRQIKVGNVLVGGDAPVSVQSMTTTVTADINATLQQIAQLTASGCQIVRVAVPTQDDADALPVIAKKSGIPVIADIHFQPKYVFAAIEAGCAAVRVNPGNIKQFDDKVGEIAKAAKDAGVPIRIGVNAGSLDKRLLEKYGRATPEALVESALWECSLFEEHDFRDIKISVKHNDPVVMINAYRQLAAACDYPLHLGVTEAGPAFQGTIKSAVAFGALLAEGIGDTIRVSLSAPPAEEIKVGIQILESLNLRQRGLEIVSCPSCGRAQVDVYKLAEEVTAGLEGMEVPLRVAVMGCVVNGPGEAREADLGVASGNGKGQIFVKGEVIKTVPESKIVETLIEEALKLAEAMQAEGVESGEPTVIAAG; this is translated from the coding sequence TCCCGGCAGATCAAGGTCGGCAACGTCCTGGTCGGCGGCGACGCGCCCGTCTCGGTGCAGTCCATGACCACGACGGTGACCGCCGACATCAACGCCACGCTGCAGCAGATCGCGCAGCTGACGGCCTCCGGCTGCCAGATCGTCCGGGTCGCCGTGCCGACCCAGGACGACGCCGACGCGCTGCCGGTCATCGCGAAGAAGTCCGGCATCCCGGTGATCGCCGACATCCACTTCCAGCCGAAGTACGTCTTCGCCGCGATCGAGGCCGGCTGCGCGGCCGTCCGGGTCAACCCGGGCAACATCAAGCAGTTCGACGACAAGGTCGGCGAGATCGCCAAGGCCGCCAAGGACGCCGGCGTGCCGATCCGGATCGGCGTCAACGCCGGCTCGCTCGACAAGCGCCTGCTGGAGAAGTACGGCCGGGCCACCCCCGAGGCGCTGGTCGAGTCCGCGCTCTGGGAGTGCTCGCTCTTCGAGGAGCACGACTTCCGCGACATCAAGATCTCGGTCAAGCACAACGACCCGGTCGTGATGATCAACGCCTACCGCCAGCTGGCCGCCGCCTGCGACTACCCGCTGCACCTGGGCGTCACCGAGGCCGGCCCGGCCTTCCAGGGCACCATCAAGTCGGCGGTCGCCTTCGGTGCGCTGCTGGCCGAGGGCATCGGCGACACCATCCGGGTGTCCCTGAGCGCTCCCCCCGCCGAGGAGATCAAGGTCGGCATCCAGATCCTGGAGTCGCTGAACCTGCGTCAGCGCGGCCTGGAGATCGTCTCCTGCCCGTCCTGCGGCCGGGCCCAGGTCGACGTCTACAAGCTCGCCGAGGAGGTCACCGCCGGCCTGGAGGGCATGGAGGTGCCGCTGCGCGTGGCCGTCATGGGCTGCGTGGTGAACGGCCCGGGGGAGGCCCGCGAGGCCGACCTCGGCGTCGCCTCCGGCAACGGCAAGGGCCAGATCTTCGTCAAGGGCGAGGTCATCAAGACCGTCCCCGAGTCGAAGATCGTCGAGACCCTGATCGAAGAGGCGCTCAAGCTCGCCGAGGCGATGCAGGCCGAGGGCGTCGAGTCCGGCGAGCCCACGGTCATCGCCGCAGGCTGA